In Sulfuricaulis sp., the following proteins share a genomic window:
- a CDS encoding DUF1841 family protein, which produces MYTGQDREETREVFFRAWRAHREGRLLEGVDKLIVQVLLRHPEYQPVLEQSEATRERDYFPETGDTNPFLHLGMHIAIEEQLSIDQPPGIRGYYQKLLGRHPDDHTAQHHMMECLGEMLWQANRQGVAPSDTVYFECLNRLTAEP; this is translated from the coding sequence ATGTACACCGGACAAGATCGCGAGGAGACGCGTGAGGTTTTTTTCCGCGCCTGGCGTGCGCACCGTGAAGGCCGTCTGCTCGAGGGTGTAGATAAACTGATTGTGCAGGTACTGCTGCGACATCCCGAATATCAGCCTGTTCTGGAACAATCCGAGGCCACGCGTGAGCGCGATTATTTTCCGGAAACGGGCGATACCAATCCGTTCCTGCATCTCGGCATGCATATCGCCATCGAGGAACAATTATCGATCGACCAGCCGCCGGGCATACGCGGCTATTATCAAAAACTTCTGGGCCGGCACCCGGACGATCACACTGCCCAGCACCACATGATGGAATGCCTGGGCGAGATGCTCTGGCAGGCAAACCGTCAAGGAGTCGCCCCCAGTGACACGGTATATTTCGAGTGCCTGAACCGCCTGACCGCCGAACCTTGA